A single window of Onychomys torridus chromosome 8, mOncTor1.1, whole genome shotgun sequence DNA harbors:
- the Mrpl28 gene encoding 39S ribosomal protein L28, mitochondrial, which yields MPLHKYPVYLWQKLRLRQGIYTRLPAHFLRSLEEERTPSPVHYKPHGAKFKINPKNGQRERVQDVPIPIYYPPESQQGLWGGEGLILGYRYANNDKLSARVKKVWKPQLFTRELYSEILDKKFTVTVTMRTLDLIDEAYGFDFYILKTPKEDLCSKFGMDLKRGMLLRLARQDPQLHPDDPERRAAIYDKYKSFVIPEAEAEWVGLTLEEAVEKQRLLEEKDPVPLFKVYVEELVQRLQEQVLSRPAVAQKRADDLA from the exons ATGCCTCTGCACAAGTACCCTGTGTACCTGTGGCAGAAGCTGCGGCTGCGGCAAGGCATATACACGCGTTTGCCCGCCCACTTCTTGCGCTCGCTGGAAGAAGAACGAACGCCGAGCCCGGTACACTACAAACCTCACGGGGCCAAGTTCAAGATCAACCCCAAGAACGGGCAGCGCGAGCGCGTTCAGGACGTACCCATTCCAATTTACTACCCTCCAGAGTCCCAGCAGGGGCTCTGGGGTGGAGAGGGCCTGATTTTGGGCTACAGATATGCCAACAACGACAAG CTCTCAGCGAGAGTGAAGAAGGTGTGGAAGCCTCAGCTGTTTACTCGGGAGCTTTACAGTGAAATCCTGGACAAGAAGTTCACTGTGACTGTGACCATGAGGACCCTGGATCTCATTGATGAGGCCTACGGGTTTGACTTCTATATTCTCAAG ACCCCAAAGGAAGACCTGTGTTCCAAGTTTGGCATGGACCTGAAGCGAGGGATGCTTCTGAGGCTTGCTCGCCAGGACCCCCAGCTACATCCTGATGACCCTGAACGGAGAGCAGCCATCTATGACAAGTACAAG AGTTTTGTCATCCCGGAGGCAGAGGCTGAGTGGGTTGGCCTGACGCTGGAGGAGGCAGTGGAGAAACAGAGACTTCTGGAGGAAAAG GACCCTGTACCCCTGTTCAAGGTCTACGTAGAGGAGCTGGTCCAGCGGCTTCAGGAGCAGGTTCTGTCCAGGCCAGCAGTGGCGCAGAAGAGAGCTGATGACCTCGCCTGA